Proteins from a genomic interval of Paraconexibacter algicola:
- the steA gene encoding putative cytokinetic ring protein SteA, with protein sequence MALRRRSTGSQPVGGSPDPSGVRVVRGPVRRGRKTKMLVKRLRPGEVAVIDHKDLDRVGAEDLIAAGVVSVLNCRPSSSGTYPNMGPLLLVQAGIHLVDLDGDGIFDAVDDGDPIEVRGGTVLIDGEVVATGTVQEPADVRAANEQARADIGEALEAFARNTIEHMVEEQELLSGRIELPRFDTDFRDRPALIVVRGVDHQSDLQALRPYIRDVKPVLVGVDGGANAILEAGFSPDMIVGDMDSAQERTLRCGAELVVHAYSDGRAPGRDHLESLGLAHKVVPAPGTSQDVAMLIAAEKGAELIVSVGAQLNLMEFLDKNRRGMSSTFLTRLRLGEIIVDAKGVSRLYRPLPRAAPIWLVLLTGFVTLVAVVLLTPGLREVADLLWLKLRVLLGFDL encoded by the coding sequence ATGGCGTTGCGCCGCCGGTCGACCGGATCCCAGCCCGTTGGCGGCTCGCCCGACCCCTCCGGGGTGCGGGTGGTGCGCGGGCCCGTGCGCCGCGGGCGCAAGACGAAGATGCTGGTCAAGCGCCTGCGTCCCGGCGAGGTCGCGGTGATCGACCACAAGGACCTCGACCGCGTCGGCGCCGAGGACCTCATCGCCGCCGGCGTCGTGTCGGTCCTCAACTGCCGCCCGTCGAGCAGCGGCACCTACCCGAACATGGGACCCCTGCTGCTCGTCCAGGCCGGCATCCACCTCGTGGACCTCGACGGCGACGGGATCTTCGACGCGGTCGACGACGGGGACCCGATCGAGGTCCGCGGCGGCACCGTCCTCATCGACGGCGAGGTCGTCGCCACCGGGACCGTGCAGGAGCCCGCCGACGTCCGGGCCGCCAACGAGCAGGCGCGCGCCGACATCGGCGAGGCGCTCGAGGCGTTCGCGCGCAACACGATCGAGCACATGGTCGAGGAGCAGGAGCTGCTCTCCGGGCGCATCGAGCTGCCCCGGTTCGACACCGACTTCCGCGACCGGCCCGCGCTGATCGTCGTGCGCGGCGTCGACCACCAGTCCGACCTGCAGGCGCTGCGGCCGTACATCCGCGACGTCAAGCCCGTGCTCGTCGGGGTCGACGGTGGCGCCAACGCGATCCTCGAGGCGGGCTTCAGCCCCGACATGATCGTCGGCGACATGGACTCCGCGCAGGAGCGCACGCTGCGCTGCGGCGCCGAGCTCGTCGTCCACGCCTACAGCGACGGCCGCGCGCCCGGCCGCGACCACCTCGAGAGCCTCGGGCTCGCGCACAAGGTCGTACCGGCCCCGGGCACGAGCCAGGACGTCGCGATGCTCATCGCCGCCGAGAAGGGCGCGGAGCTGATCGTCTCGGTCGGCGCCCAGCTCAACCTCATGGAGTTCCTCGACAAGAACCGGCGGGGGATGAGCTCGACGTTCCTCACCCGCCTGCGGCTCGGCGAGATCATCGTCGACGCCAAGGGCGTCAGCCGGCTGTACCGGCCGCTGCCGCGCGCCGCCCCGATCTGGCTCGTCCTGCTCACCGGGTTCGTGACGCTCGTCGCGGTCGTGCTGCTCACGCCCGGGCTGCGCGAGGTCGCCGACCTGCTGTGGCTGAAGCTCCGCGTCCTGCTGGGCTTCGACCTGTGA
- the recN gene encoding DNA repair protein RecN — protein sequence MLHELRVENLLLIERAELRLTAGLNVLTGETGAGKTVLAHALDLLLGGKARAGIVRPGASEAWVEGVFDLPDALRATIGDRLPEDAEDLVLARRVSAEGRTRAYVGGRTATVSDLQEIAAGLISFYGQHEHRKLTLATAQLDLLDSACGPGHLERRAAFGAVHARARGLERRLEELREVAGARERELDLLQFELAEIEAAAPDVAEAAELRGARERLRHVEALRLAAHEAADALAPEDGEGVVSLLGGGAAGLEGVGGVDAELDRLTERVRALGYEAQDVAGELRRYVDGLDADPEALEATEERLTVLDRLQRKYGGSIEAVLEHAATCRARRDELQGAEVAMENATAELDAARAELDTRARELRAAREAQAPLFAQAVRERLGALAMEAARFEVVVTEREPTATGADAVEFLIAANPGVPAGPLRDIASGGELSRVMLSIMGVANDGSGATLVFDEVDAGIGGVTARAVGEQLRELGAGRQVVCITHLPQIASLAARHFSIEKDVSVEPARTTVRTLEQREVVGELVRMLGAEADDVAARRHAKELLKAA from the coding sequence GTGCTCCACGAACTCCGCGTCGAGAACCTCCTCCTGATCGAGCGGGCCGAGCTGCGGCTCACGGCGGGCCTCAACGTCCTGACCGGGGAGACCGGCGCGGGCAAGACCGTGCTCGCGCACGCGCTCGACCTGCTGCTCGGCGGCAAGGCCCGGGCGGGCATCGTGCGCCCGGGGGCGTCCGAGGCGTGGGTCGAGGGGGTCTTCGACCTGCCCGACGCGCTGCGCGCGACGATCGGGGACCGGCTGCCCGAGGACGCGGAGGACCTCGTGCTCGCGCGCCGCGTGAGCGCGGAGGGGCGCACCCGCGCCTACGTCGGCGGGCGGACCGCGACGGTCTCCGACCTGCAGGAGATCGCGGCCGGCCTGATCTCGTTCTACGGGCAGCACGAGCACCGCAAGCTCACGCTGGCGACCGCGCAGCTGGACCTGCTCGACAGCGCCTGCGGGCCCGGGCACCTCGAGCGCCGGGCCGCGTTCGGCGCGGTCCACGCCCGGGCCCGGGGCCTGGAGCGGCGGCTGGAGGAGCTGCGCGAGGTCGCGGGCGCGCGCGAGCGCGAGCTCGACCTGCTGCAGTTCGAGCTCGCGGAGATCGAGGCGGCCGCGCCCGACGTGGCCGAGGCCGCCGAGCTGCGCGGCGCGCGCGAGCGGCTGCGCCACGTCGAGGCGCTGCGGCTGGCCGCGCACGAGGCGGCGGACGCGCTCGCGCCCGAGGACGGCGAAGGGGTCGTGTCGCTGCTCGGCGGCGGCGCGGCCGGCCTGGAGGGCGTCGGCGGCGTCGACGCCGAGCTCGACCGGCTGACCGAGCGGGTCCGGGCGCTGGGCTACGAGGCGCAGGACGTCGCGGGCGAGCTGCGCCGCTACGTCGACGGCCTCGACGCCGACCCGGAGGCGCTGGAGGCGACCGAGGAGCGGCTCACGGTGCTCGACCGGCTGCAGCGCAAGTACGGCGGGTCGATCGAGGCGGTGCTCGAGCACGCCGCGACCTGCCGCGCTCGCCGCGACGAGCTCCAGGGCGCCGAGGTGGCGATGGAGAACGCGACCGCGGAGCTCGACGCCGCCCGGGCCGAGCTCGACACCCGCGCCCGCGAGCTGCGCGCCGCCCGCGAGGCGCAGGCCCCGCTGTTCGCGCAGGCCGTGCGCGAGCGCCTCGGGGCGCTGGCGATGGAGGCCGCGCGGTTCGAGGTCGTCGTCACCGAGCGCGAGCCGACCGCCACGGGCGCCGACGCGGTCGAGTTCCTCATCGCGGCGAACCCGGGCGTGCCCGCCGGCCCGCTGCGCGACATCGCCTCGGGCGGCGAGCTCTCCCGCGTGATGCTCTCGATCATGGGCGTCGCCAACGACGGGTCGGGCGCGACGCTCGTGTTCGACGAGGTCGACGCCGGCATCGGCGGCGTCACCGCCCGGGCGGTCGGCGAGCAGCTGCGCGAGCTCGGGGCCGGGCGCCAGGTCGTCTGCATCACGCACCTGCCGCAGATCGCGTCGCTGGCCGCGCGGCACTTCTCGATCGAGAAGGACGTCAGCGTCGAGCCCGCGCGCACCACGGTGCGGACGCTCGAGCAGCGCGAGGTCGTCGGCGAGCTCGTCCGGATGCTCGGCGCGGAGGCCGACGACGTCGCCGCGCGACGGCACGCCAAGGAGCTGCTGAAGGCCGCCTGA
- a CDS encoding copper transporter, with amino-acid sequence MFDFRYHALSLVAVFVALLIGLLLGVAIGDEGLVSSAERQLRSNLRSDVADANRRADELRADVAESQRFASEVYAPLVADRLLGQRVAVLFLGEGSEDLADDVRTALEDTGGRVVAVGVVREPLDVPQLAQRAADTRYENLAVGDEDLAQALGVRMGVQLVSGGELLGRLRPTLFRTLNGSLDDVTMVVLIRRPPKLEGAPERTRAGFEEGFVQGLRETAMRVVGAEDSDADPSQIGWYEDRDLSSVDALDRIEGRAGLVLTLAGAEGTFGIKDSADALLPDVVGGTP; translated from the coding sequence GTGTTCGACTTCCGCTACCACGCGCTCTCGCTCGTCGCCGTCTTCGTCGCCCTGCTCATCGGGCTGCTCCTCGGCGTCGCGATCGGGGACGAGGGCCTCGTCTCCAGCGCCGAGCGCCAGCTGCGCTCGAACCTGCGCTCCGACGTCGCCGACGCCAACCGGCGCGCCGACGAGCTGCGCGCCGACGTCGCCGAGAGCCAGCGGTTCGCCTCCGAGGTGTACGCGCCGCTCGTCGCCGACCGGCTGCTCGGGCAGCGCGTCGCCGTGCTCTTCCTGGGGGAGGGCTCCGAGGACCTCGCCGACGACGTCCGCACCGCCCTGGAGGACACCGGCGGCCGGGTCGTGGCGGTCGGCGTGGTGCGCGAGCCGCTGGACGTGCCGCAGCTCGCCCAGCGCGCCGCCGACACCCGCTACGAGAACCTCGCGGTCGGCGACGAGGACCTCGCGCAGGCGCTCGGCGTCCGCATGGGCGTCCAGCTGGTCTCCGGCGGCGAGCTGCTGGGCCGCCTGCGCCCGACGCTCTTCCGCACCCTCAACGGCTCCCTCGACGACGTCACGATGGTCGTCCTGATCCGCCGCCCGCCGAAGCTCGAGGGCGCGCCGGAGCGCACCCGCGCCGGGTTCGAGGAGGGCTTCGTGCAGGGCCTGCGGGAGACCGCGATGCGCGTGGTCGGCGCGGAGGACTCCGACGCCGACCCGTCCCAGATCGGCTGGTACGAGGACCGTGACCTGTCCAGCGTCGACGCGCTGGACCGCATCGAGGGCCGGGCCGGGCTCGTCCTGACCCTGGCCGGAGCCGAGGGGACCTTCGGCATCAAGGACAGCGCCGACGCCCTGTTGCCCGACGTGGTGGGAGGAACACCATGA